A window of the Cystobacter fuscus genome harbors these coding sequences:
- a CDS encoding DUF2270 domain-containing protein, whose product MANDGNDRDKNEFEVSPISDSAMAQLFRGELSRSDTWRSRLDNTTNWSLTTTAAVISFGFTTSASPVVFLVGIWMVLTFLLIEARRYRYYDLWIRRVRLLENGYWVPLLRREPVDPDAIRELVNLVERPQIQLSLFSAISTRLNRAYGPILLVLTLTWFVKVYTHPDAPEDVHEFMQRASVGPVPGGVVTVVVGLVVLVFAYIFAASFFTRAPMGELRPLPRGRRAALWEAFYRPYATLAPRRRSRRPAPPPPPPLH is encoded by the coding sequence ATGGCGAACGACGGAAATGATCGCGACAAGAACGAATTCGAGGTCTCTCCCATCTCGGACTCGGCCATGGCGCAGCTCTTCCGGGGCGAGCTCAGCCGCTCGGACACCTGGCGCTCGCGCCTGGACAACACCACCAACTGGTCGCTCACCACCACCGCGGCCGTCATCTCCTTCGGCTTCACCACCTCGGCCTCGCCGGTGGTGTTCCTGGTGGGCATCTGGATGGTGCTGACGTTCCTGCTCATCGAGGCGCGGCGCTACCGCTATTACGACTTGTGGATCCGCCGGGTGCGACTGTTGGAAAACGGCTACTGGGTGCCGCTCTTGCGCCGCGAGCCGGTGGACCCGGACGCCATCCGCGAGCTGGTCAATCTGGTGGAGCGGCCGCAGATCCAGCTCTCGCTCTTCTCGGCCATCTCCACGCGGCTCAACCGCGCCTACGGCCCCATCCTGCTCGTGTTGACGCTCACCTGGTTCGTCAAGGTGTACACCCACCCCGACGCCCCCGAGGACGTGCACGAGTTCATGCAGCGGGCGAGCGTGGGCCCGGTGCCGGGCGGGGTGGTGACGGTGGTGGTGGGGCTGGTGGTGCTCGTCTTCGCCTACATCTTCGCGGCCTCCTTCTTCACCCGGGCGCCCATGGGCGAGCTGCGCCCGCTGCCCCGGGGCCGACGCGCCGCGCTATGGGAGGCGTTCTACCGGCCCTACGCCACGCTCGCCCCCCGCCGCCGCAGCCGCCGCCCCGCGCCTCCACCGCCTCCGCCGTTGCATTAG
- a CDS encoding isocitrate dehydrogenase (NAD(+)), with translation MATPRTVTVINGDGIGPEVMAATLRVLKALEVPLEFEHHDAGAECIAKFGTNLPDATVESVLRNGVALKGPTGTVVGGGMASANVGLRKRLDLYAALRPVKSVPGVKTRYEGVDLVVVRENTESLYAGIEHIIVPGVVESLKIITEKASTRIARFAFEHARRNGRKKVTAVHKANIMKLSDGLFLDCARKVGREFPEIQYEEVIVDNMCMQLVKDPSRYDVLVMENLYGDILSDLCAGLVGGLGLVPGANIGERTAMFEAVHGTAPDIAGKGLANPTALMMSAVMMLDWLDMKEAARRFENALARVHSEAKVRTGDLGGTSSTRDFTDAVIAAL, from the coding sequence ATGGCGACTCCGCGTACGGTCACGGTCATCAATGGAGACGGTATCGGCCCCGAGGTCATGGCGGCCACCCTCCGAGTCCTCAAGGCGCTCGAGGTTCCCCTGGAGTTCGAGCACCACGACGCGGGAGCCGAGTGCATCGCCAAGTTCGGCACCAACCTGCCCGACGCGACGGTGGAGTCGGTGCTGCGCAACGGCGTGGCGCTCAAGGGTCCCACGGGCACGGTGGTGGGCGGCGGCATGGCGTCCGCCAACGTGGGGCTGCGCAAGCGCCTGGACCTGTACGCCGCGCTGCGCCCCGTCAAGAGCGTGCCCGGCGTGAAGACGCGCTACGAGGGCGTGGACCTGGTGGTGGTGCGCGAGAACACGGAGAGCCTCTACGCGGGCATCGAGCACATCATCGTGCCGGGCGTGGTGGAGTCCTTGAAGATCATCACCGAGAAGGCCTCCACCCGCATCGCGCGCTTCGCCTTCGAGCACGCGCGCAGGAACGGGCGCAAGAAGGTCACCGCGGTGCACAAGGCCAACATCATGAAGTTGTCGGATGGCCTCTTCCTCGACTGCGCGCGCAAGGTGGGCCGCGAGTTCCCGGAAATCCAATACGAGGAGGTCATCGTCGACAACATGTGCATGCAGCTCGTGAAGGATCCGAGCCGCTATGACGTGCTGGTGATGGAGAACCTCTACGGGGACATCCTGAGCGACCTGTGCGCGGGGCTGGTGGGAGGCCTGGGCCTGGTGCCGGGCGCCAACATCGGCGAGCGCACGGCGATGTTCGAGGCGGTGCACGGCACGGCGCCGGACATCGCGGGCAAGGGCCTGGCCAACCCCACCGCGCTGATGATGTCGGCGGTGATGATGCTCGACTGGCTCGACATGAAGGAGGCCGCGCGCCGCTTCGAGAACGCGCTCGCCCGCGTGCACTCCGAGGCGAAGGTGCGCACCGGAGACCTGGGCGGCACCTCCAGCACGCGCGACTTCACCGACGCCGTCATCGCCGCGCTGTAG
- a CDS encoding translation initiation factor, with amino-acid sequence MGKRDKKPEAPAPAAPFHNPFASLALDREALPPGPAPAPVKDEPAKGPARAVVRLERKGRGGKEVTVVEQLGLPEAERDKWLKALKGALGCGGAVEEDTLVLQGDQRERLPALLEARGVRRVTVG; translated from the coding sequence ATGGGCAAGCGCGACAAGAAGCCCGAGGCGCCCGCCCCCGCGGCGCCCTTCCACAACCCCTTCGCCTCGCTCGCGCTCGACCGCGAGGCGCTGCCTCCCGGGCCCGCGCCCGCGCCCGTGAAGGACGAGCCGGCGAAGGGGCCCGCGCGCGCCGTGGTGCGCCTGGAGCGCAAGGGCCGTGGCGGCAAGGAGGTGACGGTGGTGGAGCAGTTGGGGCTGCCCGAGGCCGAGCGCGACAAGTGGCTCAAGGCGCTCAAGGGGGCGCTGGGCTGTGGCGGGGCGGTGGAGGAAGACACCCTGGTGCTCCAGGGCGACCAGCGCGAGCGGCTGCCCGCGCTCCTGGAAGCCCGCGGCGTGCGCCGCGTCACCGTGGGCTGA
- a CDS encoding thioredoxin domain-containing protein, producing MSKKANPPPPPPVRGAQVLLALGLAESALSLFQWSQLLTLRQGGATVCGVSEHVNCETVWNTPFAGAVHELLRMPVAGLGLVWGLVAVALSALYLVWQRGARPVRPAVNGLRLTAAAGVAACAVFAAVSASTGVLCPTCLGTYVLTLAFAAVAWKGLPGALLPQAGEWGTTLKWTVGFTAAAYVALLVPGSQTPRSSSSSESVAQVAPLPGSLEAYLKSLSAQEQQAVSDALALYRQATPLPAPSAARRLYGTTSAPVKMVEWTDSRCPHCKALVETLAVMKKRLPEGKLSLEARQYPLDSECNFTMPPQASDGSGIRCVAAKGQICIEDAPDYWELREKLFAAQRSLTSRDAVLQVLSSGSVSRMQLDGCIARQDTERKLRDDIAYARQHDIHGTPLVVINGREARAFPAFLYALILADGNPDASAFGTLPAPRNLQAHQAH from the coding sequence ATGAGCAAGAAGGCCAATCCGCCCCCTCCCCCTCCCGTTCGCGGAGCCCAGGTGCTGCTCGCCCTGGGGCTCGCCGAGAGCGCCCTCTCCCTCTTCCAGTGGAGCCAGCTGCTCACCCTGCGCCAGGGCGGCGCCACCGTGTGTGGTGTCTCCGAGCACGTCAACTGCGAGACGGTGTGGAACACGCCCTTCGCCGGCGCGGTGCACGAGTTGCTGCGCATGCCGGTGGCGGGACTCGGGCTCGTGTGGGGCCTCGTCGCCGTGGCGCTCTCCGCGCTCTACCTCGTCTGGCAGCGGGGGGCTCGTCCCGTGCGGCCCGCCGTCAACGGGCTGCGTCTGACGGCCGCCGCGGGCGTGGCCGCCTGCGCCGTGTTCGCCGCCGTGAGCGCGAGCACCGGCGTGCTGTGTCCCACGTGTCTGGGCACCTACGTCCTCACGCTCGCCTTCGCCGCCGTGGCCTGGAAGGGTCTGCCCGGCGCGCTCCTGCCCCAGGCGGGGGAGTGGGGCACCACCCTGAAGTGGACGGTGGGCTTCACCGCGGCCGCCTATGTCGCGCTGCTCGTGCCCGGCTCGCAGACGCCCCGCTCCTCCTCGTCCTCGGAGTCCGTCGCCCAGGTGGCTCCGCTTCCGGGCTCCCTGGAGGCCTACCTCAAGAGCCTGTCCGCGCAGGAGCAGCAGGCCGTCTCCGACGCGCTCGCCCTCTACCGCCAGGCCACCCCCCTGCCGGCTCCCTCCGCCGCGCGCCGCCTGTATGGCACGACGAGCGCGCCGGTGAAGATGGTGGAGTGGACCGACAGCCGCTGCCCCCACTGCAAGGCCCTGGTGGAGACGCTCGCCGTCATGAAGAAGCGCCTGCCCGAGGGCAAGCTGTCCCTCGAGGCCCGCCAGTACCCGCTCGACAGCGAGTGCAACTTCACCATGCCGCCCCAGGCCAGCGATGGCTCCGGCATCCGCTGTGTCGCCGCCAAGGGGCAGATCTGCATCGAGGACGCTCCGGACTACTGGGAGCTGCGCGAGAAGCTCTTCGCCGCCCAGCGCTCGCTCACCAGCCGCGACGCGGTGCTGCAGGTGCTCTCCTCGGGCTCCGTGTCCCGCATGCAGCTCGATGGGTGCATCGCCCGGCAGGACACCGAGCGCAAGCTGCGCGACGACATCGCCTACGCCCGGCAGCACGACATTCACGGCACGCCCCTGGTGGTCATCAATGGCCGCGAGGCGCGCGCGTTCCCGGCGTTCCTCTACGCCCTCATCCTGGCGGACGGCAACCCGGACGCGAGCGCCTTCGGCACGCTGCCCGCGCCGCGCAACCTCCAGGCCCACCAGGCGCACTGA
- a CDS encoding cupin domain-containing protein has protein sequence MDVKHLSAFMGFSAEKLQKHNLFKSERFFLDVYCLAPGQAQKPHQHAHSDKVYLVLEGQCRFRIGADEAPHGPGAALFAPAGVEHGVTNDGPGNARLLVLMTPPPEHA, from the coding sequence ATGGATGTGAAACACCTGTCCGCCTTCATGGGCTTCTCCGCCGAGAAGCTCCAGAAGCACAACCTCTTCAAGTCCGAGCGCTTCTTCCTGGACGTGTATTGCCTCGCGCCCGGCCAGGCCCAGAAGCCCCACCAGCACGCCCACTCGGACAAGGTGTACCTCGTCCTGGAAGGGCAGTGCCGCTTCCGCATCGGCGCGGACGAGGCCCCTCATGGCCCCGGCGCCGCTCTCTTCGCACCCGCGGGCGTCGAGCACGGCGTCACCAATGATGGTCCCGGCAACGCCCGCCTCCTCGTCCTGATGACCCCCCCTCCGGAGCACGCATGA
- a CDS encoding YgfZ/GcvT domain-containing protein, whose amino-acid sequence MQPLSLHFLHEQAGARFQEANGREVVADYGDAEAEYRAARESVALHDATYREALRITGEDRTSFLHGMVTQDVKGLAAGTSAYTALITVKGAMVADARILRRENDLVLDLEPGLGGKVREFLEKFLISEDAELHDATEEQGVLRLLGPRTSELLGAVLGQPFAPLVPNATRGATLAGQDVLLQGATWPSAQGVEVWVPRSGLEAVWKALVAAGSDLGLEPLGWRALEVLRVEAGVPRYGQDMVDTTIPLEANLTHGISYNKGCYIGQEVIARATFRGHMNRKLAGLRLGTAETAPGTELKKDGKKVGWLTTVVRAPGSGQSLALGYVHRDHLEPGTVLTLGDGPAEATVSALPFA is encoded by the coding sequence ATGCAACCGCTGTCTCTGCATTTTCTTCACGAGCAGGCAGGCGCCCGCTTCCAGGAAGCCAACGGCCGCGAGGTCGTGGCGGATTATGGGGACGCGGAGGCCGAATACCGGGCGGCCCGGGAAAGCGTGGCCCTGCACGACGCCACCTACCGCGAAGCGCTGCGCATAACCGGGGAGGACCGTACAAGCTTCCTGCACGGCATGGTGACCCAGGACGTGAAGGGGCTGGCGGCCGGGACCTCGGCCTACACCGCCCTCATCACCGTGAAGGGCGCCATGGTGGCCGACGCACGAATCCTGCGCCGTGAGAACGACCTGGTGCTCGACCTGGAGCCGGGGCTGGGCGGCAAGGTCCGGGAGTTCCTGGAAAAATTCCTCATCTCCGAGGACGCGGAGCTGCACGACGCCACGGAGGAGCAGGGGGTGCTGCGGCTGCTCGGCCCCCGGACGTCCGAGCTGCTCGGAGCCGTCCTGGGCCAGCCCTTCGCCCCCCTCGTCCCGAACGCCACCCGGGGGGCCACCCTGGCCGGCCAGGACGTCCTGCTCCAGGGCGCGACCTGGCCCTCCGCCCAGGGCGTGGAGGTGTGGGTGCCGCGCTCCGGACTGGAAGCGGTCTGGAAGGCGCTGGTGGCGGCGGGCTCGGACCTCGGACTCGAGCCCCTGGGCTGGCGCGCCCTGGAGGTGCTGCGGGTGGAGGCCGGGGTGCCGCGCTATGGCCAGGACATGGTCGACACCACCATCCCCCTGGAAGCCAACCTCACGCACGGCATCTCGTACAACAAGGGGTGCTACATCGGGCAGGAGGTCATCGCCCGCGCCACCTTCCGGGGGCACATGAACCGGAAGCTGGCCGGCCTGCGCCTCGGCACGGCCGAGACGGCGCCCGGGACCGAGCTGAAGAAGGACGGCAAGAAGGTCGGCTGGCTCACCACCGTGGTGCGCGCTCCGGGCTCCGGCCAGTCCCTGGCGCTGGGCTACGTGCACCGCGACCACCTGGAGCCGGGAACGGTGCTGACGCTGGGCGACGGGCCCGCCGAGGCCACCGTGTCCGCGCTCCCCTTCGCCTGA
- a CDS encoding dihydroneopterin aldolase: protein MSAEPFNPPQVMDERGRPLDVIVLRGLTVDCIVGIYNRERVAAQPLRLDVALFLDTRSAGASGRLGDTVHYGRLAGELRFLLEACRFELLESAAEAVCHYLLAPPRDDSPRTRLEATSVRITKPQALGGLVVPSLQVHRSAREMVYAERETSFGRVEVLHEGTGYGVYHLRVKPGGVLSVPAHPEGEESELVLGSGLLAQGQPVARGTAFHWPRGMAHRHDNPTGSEQTVLCVARPRLVLPEGPGPELPVEGLQPVPGHAYYPRDEQAAPVREAPGPG from the coding sequence GTGAGCGCGGAGCCCTTCAATCCGCCCCAGGTGATGGACGAGCGGGGCCGGCCGCTGGATGTCATCGTGCTGCGGGGGCTCACGGTGGACTGCATCGTGGGCATCTACAACCGCGAGCGCGTGGCGGCCCAGCCGCTGCGGCTCGACGTGGCGCTCTTCCTGGATACCCGCTCGGCCGGGGCCAGCGGAAGGCTCGGGGACACGGTGCACTACGGGCGGCTCGCCGGAGAGCTGCGCTTCCTGCTGGAGGCCTGCCGCTTCGAGCTGCTGGAGTCCGCGGCGGAGGCGGTGTGCCACTACCTCCTCGCGCCTCCCCGCGACGACTCGCCCCGCACGCGCCTGGAGGCCACCTCCGTGCGCATCACCAAGCCCCAGGCGCTCGGTGGCCTGGTGGTGCCCTCGCTCCAGGTGCACCGCTCGGCGCGGGAGATGGTCTACGCGGAGCGGGAGACGTCATTCGGGCGCGTGGAGGTGCTGCACGAGGGGACCGGCTATGGCGTCTACCATCTGCGCGTGAAGCCCGGCGGCGTCCTCTCCGTGCCCGCGCACCCGGAGGGGGAGGAGAGCGAGCTGGTGCTGGGCTCCGGGCTGTTGGCGCAGGGCCAACCGGTGGCGCGTGGCACGGCCTTCCATTGGCCGCGGGGCATGGCGCACCGCCATGACAACCCCACGGGCAGCGAGCAGACGGTGCTGTGCGTGGCCCGGCCCCGCCTGGTGCTCCCGGAGGGGCCGGGGCCGGAGCTGCCCGTGGAGGGACTCCAGCCCGTGCCCGGGCACGCGTACTACCCGCGCGACGAGCAGGCGGCTCCCGTGCGGGAGGCCCCGGGTCCCGGATGA
- a CDS encoding SDR family oxidoreductase produces MGTAFVTGAGVRVGSAVARALGRAGYDLALHVNRSMKTAEALAEELRALGRRVSLYAADLSQPGAVDELGARVRAEHAALDVVVHNAGLYERVAFDSISREQYRTMLGVNLEAPFFLTQALLPSLRQGTQPLVVHITDIGGERAESGYAHYTVSKAALIMLTRALAVELAPHVRVNAVSPGTVAFPENFGAAEREAILARIPFGREGSVEDVARTVLFLAREAPYVTGQVIAVDGGRSAQL; encoded by the coding sequence ATGGGGACCGCATTCGTCACAGGGGCTGGAGTCCGCGTGGGCAGCGCGGTGGCTCGTGCGCTGGGCCGCGCCGGGTATGACCTCGCGCTCCACGTGAATCGTTCCATGAAGACGGCGGAAGCGTTGGCCGAGGAGCTGCGGGCGCTCGGCCGCCGTGTCTCGCTCTACGCGGCGGACCTGTCCCAGCCCGGAGCGGTGGACGAGCTGGGAGCGCGGGTGCGCGCGGAGCACGCGGCCCTGGACGTGGTGGTCCACAACGCGGGGCTCTATGAGCGGGTGGCCTTCGACTCCATCTCCCGCGAGCAGTACCGGACGATGCTCGGGGTGAACCTGGAGGCGCCCTTCTTCCTGACGCAGGCGCTGCTGCCGTCCCTGCGCCAGGGCACGCAGCCGCTGGTCGTGCACATCACCGACATCGGCGGGGAGCGGGCGGAGAGCGGGTATGCGCACTACACGGTGAGCAAGGCCGCGCTCATCATGCTCACCCGGGCGCTGGCGGTGGAGCTGGCGCCGCACGTGCGCGTCAACGCCGTGTCTCCTGGCACGGTGGCCTTTCCGGAGAACTTCGGCGCGGCCGAGCGCGAGGCCATCCTCGCGCGCATCCCCTTCGGCCGCGAGGGGAGCGTGGAGGACGTGGCCCGCACCGTGCTCTTCCTCGCCCGCGAGGCGCCCTATGTCACCGGGCAGGTGATCGCCGTGGACGGTGGCCGGAGCGCGCAACTGTGA
- the mutM gene encoding bifunctional DNA-formamidopyrimidine glycosylase/DNA-(apurinic or apyrimidinic site) lyase, translating to MAEVPEVETLVRDLQQAVVGRRLTGAEVLDPAAVRFPSHRELSSRLEGRRVTAARRRAKLMLLSLDDGQVLALHLMLWGNLSLRPLSGTRPEATLVVFGLEGGEELIFSDTLGYARAALGPADELAERLKLSELGPEALADDFTPELLARQLRRRRGPLKTVLLNQRVLAGLGNRDADESLWSAGLHPRRSAASLTPAEVGRLHEAIREVLDEGIRLRGTQRDLFGVQGQARHHRHVFGRTGEPCPRCGAPVRASKLGGRNTHWCPHCQPEQPPGHAPTLPLGP from the coding sequence ATGGCGGAAGTGCCCGAGGTGGAGACGCTGGTGCGCGACCTGCAACAAGCGGTGGTGGGACGGCGCCTCACCGGCGCGGAGGTGCTCGATCCCGCGGCGGTGCGCTTCCCCTCGCACCGGGAGTTGTCCTCGCGCCTGGAGGGACGCCGTGTCACCGCCGCGCGGCGGCGGGCCAAGCTCATGCTCCTGTCACTGGACGACGGACAGGTACTGGCCCTCCACCTGATGCTCTGGGGCAACCTCTCACTGCGCCCCTTGAGTGGCACGCGACCCGAGGCCACCCTCGTGGTGTTCGGCCTGGAAGGGGGCGAGGAGCTGATCTTCAGCGACACCCTCGGCTACGCACGGGCCGCGCTCGGCCCCGCGGACGAGCTGGCCGAGCGCCTGAAGTTGTCCGAGCTGGGACCCGAGGCGCTCGCGGATGACTTCACCCCCGAGCTGCTCGCGCGGCAGTTGCGCCGGCGCCGGGGCCCGCTCAAGACGGTGCTCCTCAACCAACGCGTCCTCGCGGGGCTCGGCAACCGCGACGCCGACGAGAGCCTGTGGAGCGCGGGCCTCCATCCCCGCCGCTCCGCCGCCTCGCTGACGCCCGCCGAGGTGGGCCGCCTCCACGAGGCCATCCGCGAGGTGCTCGACGAGGGCATCCGCCTGCGGGGCACCCAGCGGGATCTCTTCGGCGTCCAGGGACAGGCCCGTCACCACCGCCACGTGTTCGGCCGCACGGGCGAGCCCTGTCCCCGCTGTGGCGCTCCGGTGCGCGCGAGCAAGCTCGGTGGCCGCAACACCCACTGGTGCCCGCACTGCCAGCCCGAGCAACCGCCCGGCCACGCACCCACCCTGCCCCTGGGGCCCTGA
- a CDS encoding 4-hydroxyphenylpyruvate dioxygenase family protein → MAKLESLGIKGLESVHWYVSDLERSRRFYVNGLDFTERGGSSPELEAKGKQKSAVFQAGQIVLVVSQPVGEGGRAWRYLRKHPDGVGTLNFQVEDIEKTFRLLEDRGATFINDIERHTDEKGGKLAQFSITTPFGDTTFRFIQRDGYQALYPGFVAHPEPRGGTNRYGFSHVDHITTNFQTMKPMLLWMEHVMGFEKFWEVQFHTDDVKAKQKRSHGSGLRSEVMWDPASRVKFANNEPLRPFFKASQVNLFNEDNRGDGVQHLALIVKDILTTVREMRDKKAVGFMPTPGSYYDVLPEHIQKLGIKKIDEDIEVLRDLQVLVDGGGEHSYMLQIFMQDGAGLYKDQKAGPFFYELIQRKGDQGFGFGNFRALFESIERAQQAEGRV, encoded by the coding sequence ATGGCAAAGCTTGAATCGCTGGGCATCAAGGGTTTGGAGAGCGTTCACTGGTATGTGTCCGACCTGGAGCGCAGCCGCCGCTTCTACGTGAATGGTCTGGACTTCACGGAGCGGGGCGGGTCCTCCCCCGAGCTGGAGGCCAAGGGCAAGCAGAAGTCCGCCGTCTTCCAGGCGGGGCAGATCGTGCTGGTGGTGAGCCAGCCGGTGGGCGAGGGCGGCCGGGCATGGCGCTACCTGCGCAAGCACCCGGACGGCGTGGGCACGCTCAACTTCCAGGTGGAGGACATCGAGAAGACCTTCCGCCTGCTGGAGGATCGCGGCGCCACCTTCATCAACGACATCGAGCGCCACACGGACGAGAAGGGCGGCAAGCTCGCCCAGTTCTCCATCACCACGCCCTTTGGGGACACCACCTTCCGCTTCATCCAGCGTGATGGGTATCAGGCGCTCTATCCGGGCTTCGTGGCGCACCCCGAGCCGCGCGGGGGCACCAACCGCTACGGCTTCAGCCACGTGGACCACATCACCACCAACTTCCAGACGATGAAGCCCATGCTCCTGTGGATGGAGCATGTCATGGGCTTCGAGAAGTTCTGGGAGGTGCAGTTCCACACCGACGACGTGAAGGCGAAGCAGAAGCGCTCGCACGGCTCGGGCCTGCGCTCCGAGGTGATGTGGGATCCGGCGAGCCGGGTGAAGTTCGCCAACAACGAGCCCCTGCGCCCGTTCTTCAAGGCCTCGCAGGTCAACCTCTTCAACGAGGACAACCGGGGCGATGGCGTGCAGCACCTGGCGCTCATCGTGAAGGACATCCTCACCACCGTGCGCGAGATGCGCGACAAGAAGGCCGTGGGCTTCATGCCGACGCCGGGCTCCTACTACGACGTGCTGCCCGAGCACATCCAGAAGCTGGGCATCAAGAAGATCGACGAGGACATCGAGGTGCTGCGCGACCTGCAGGTGCTCGTGGATGGGGGCGGCGAGCACAGCTACATGCTGCAGATCTTCATGCAGGATGGGGCGGGGCTCTACAAGGACCAGAAGGCGGGCCCCTTCTTCTACGAGCTCATCCAGCGCAAGGGTGACCAGGGCTTCGGCTTCGGCAACTTCCGCGCCCTCTTCGAGAGCATCGAGCGCGCGCAGCAGGCGGAAGGCCGGGTCTGA
- the maiA gene encoding maleylacetoacetate isomerase, with the protein MKLHGYWRSSSSWRVRIALNLKGLSYEYVPVHLVKDGGEQHSEAYRALNPLRTVPMLEFTEGGRVHHLSQSLAILEYLEERHPSPALLPADPLLRARVRMLSEVVNSGIQPLQNLSVLQRIKAEWKGDDKAWAAHWIDRGLGAFQAMAQETAGRYCVGDSVSFADACLVPQLYSARRFGVDLQPYGLLTRVEAACASLPAFQAAHADRQPDAVPA; encoded by the coding sequence ATGAAGCTCCATGGCTACTGGCGCTCGTCCTCCTCCTGGCGGGTGCGCATCGCGCTGAACCTCAAGGGCCTGTCCTACGAGTACGTGCCCGTGCACCTGGTGAAGGACGGGGGCGAGCAGCACTCCGAGGCCTACCGGGCCCTCAACCCCCTGCGCACGGTGCCCATGTTGGAGTTCACCGAGGGGGGCCGTGTCCACCACCTGAGCCAGTCCCTGGCCATCCTCGAGTACCTCGAGGAGCGTCATCCCTCGCCTGCCCTGCTGCCGGCCGATCCCCTTCTCCGGGCTCGGGTCCGGATGTTGTCGGAGGTGGTGAACTCGGGCATCCAGCCGCTGCAGAACCTGTCGGTGCTCCAGCGCATCAAGGCCGAGTGGAAAGGGGACGACAAGGCCTGGGCCGCGCATTGGATCGACCGCGGGCTGGGGGCGTTCCAGGCGATGGCCCAGGAGACGGCGGGCCGTTATTGCGTGGGGGACAGCGTGTCGTTCGCCGATGCGTGCCTGGTGCCACAGCTGTACTCCGCCCGGCGGTTTGGAGTCGATCTCCAGCCGTATGGACTGCTCACCCGCGTGGAAGCAGCGTGTGCCTCCCTTCCCGCCTTCCAGGCGGCTCACGCGGACCGGCAGCCCGACGCGGTCCCCGCTTGA
- a CDS encoding fumarylacetoacetate hydrolase family protein, producing MKLATLKDGTRDGRLIVVKRDQSTFVPATAVAPSLQAALDQWDALEPRLRALAEDLESGRVRGEPLDVRALHSPLPRAYEWVDGSVYLNHVVLVRKARNAEPPATLKTDPLVYQGGSGTFLAPTQDLVLPDESWGLDFESEVAVILGDVPLGTQAKDAGRYVKLVMLCNDVTLRNLIPAELAKGFGFFQGKPSTAFSPFALTPDELGAAWKDGRLHLRLRSTLNGQVVGDTDAGPEMHFSFFDLIQHIAKTRAFTAGTILGSGTVSNEDRSRGISCLAERRMIETIEHGAPRTPFMKVGDTIDIEMFGPEGTSLFGRISQKVVAG from the coding sequence ATGAAGCTCGCCACCCTCAAGGACGGAACGCGCGACGGACGGCTCATCGTCGTCAAGCGGGACCAGTCGACGTTCGTGCCCGCCACCGCCGTGGCTCCCTCGCTCCAGGCCGCGTTGGATCAATGGGACGCGTTGGAGCCCCGGCTGCGCGCCCTGGCCGAGGACCTGGAGTCGGGCCGCGTGCGCGGCGAGCCGCTCGATGTGCGCGCCCTGCACTCACCCCTGCCCCGCGCCTACGAGTGGGTGGACGGCAGCGTCTATCTCAACCATGTGGTGCTCGTGCGCAAGGCGCGCAACGCCGAGCCCCCCGCCACGCTCAAGACGGATCCGCTCGTCTACCAGGGCGGCTCGGGCACCTTCCTCGCGCCCACGCAGGACCTGGTGCTGCCCGACGAGAGCTGGGGCCTGGACTTCGAGTCCGAGGTGGCCGTCATCCTCGGTGACGTGCCGCTGGGCACCCAGGCGAAGGACGCGGGCCGGTACGTGAAGCTGGTGATGCTCTGCAATGACGTCACCCTGCGCAACCTCATCCCCGCCGAGCTCGCCAAGGGCTTTGGCTTCTTCCAGGGCAAGCCCTCCACCGCCTTCAGCCCCTTCGCGCTCACCCCGGACGAGCTGGGCGCGGCGTGGAAGGACGGCCGGCTCCACCTGCGCCTGCGCTCCACCCTCAATGGTCAGGTGGTGGGTGACACGGACGCCGGCCCGGAGATGCACTTCTCCTTCTTCGATTTGATCCAGCACATCGCCAAGACGCGCGCCTTCACCGCGGGGACGATCCTCGGCAGTGGCACCGTGTCCAACGAGGATCGCTCCCGGGGCATCTCCTGCCTCGCCGAGCGGCGGATGATCGAGACCATCGAGCACGGCGCGCCCCGCACGCCCTTCATGAAGGTGGGCGACACGATCGACATCGAGATGTTCGGTCCGGAGGGCACGAGCCTGTTCGGCCGCATCTCCCAGAAGGTGGTCGCGGGATGA